One region of Eriocheir sinensis breed Jianghai 21 chromosome 36, ASM2467909v1, whole genome shotgun sequence genomic DNA includes:
- the LOC127007778 gene encoding mucin-19-like isoform X1 has product MTQWLWSGYKQPHCNVLDQSAMGKLMVVAAVVALAALSVSQVKDTRNLPSCKEVGGQCIVSSTQCKKVKGAALCPDQEICCKPSVGSVKSINKHQSKDPSDKKSKDDERKANEKRNKSSVKGKKQRKRKTSETRQPMKKTKGKTKVKKHTSDKGEDNKKKRQNKKKKVEDEQDGDDKAVEAAKGEKFAGECKKSPRCKGECIPEAELCEGVKTDDCDGGYCKCCTKRGGKGGGGGGGKCSGKCKKGTCTHEGDCKTGKWKEGGGCSGDWCGCCKPKSKRCKTSKKCKAKGGSCKSECKKKEKVKKKLCKKGCLCCVKKTKKKCKTTPECKAKGGWCTKPKACDSGEYSKGCKGKECVCCLEEKVEACPQVDKCKKEHGTCKEWCDPYKYERELKWLCDPWIPQPAAPHPYVHKLRSPARISTGPACKCCAPKCEKSPSCTLWGGTCVNGHKECPTQYGFMVVDGCKGYDCKCCKPVRTTTRPTTTTTTPTSTSTSTSSTSTSTSSTSTSTSSTSTSTSSTSTSTSSTSTSTSSTSTSTSSTTTSTSSTTTSTSSTSTSTSSTSTSTSSTSTSTSSTTTSTSSTTTSTSSISTSTSSTTTTTSTSSTTTSTSSTSTSTSSTSTSTSSTSTSTSSTSTSTSSTSTSTSSTSTSTSSTSTSTSTSSTSTSTSTSSTSTSTSTSSTSTSTSSTTTSTSSTTTTTSTSSTTTTTSTTSTTTTTRTTTTT; this is encoded by the exons ATGACACAGTGGCTCTGGTCTGGTTACAAACAACCCCACTGCAACGTCCTAGACCAATCCGCGATGGGCAagctgatggtggtggcggccgtGGTGGCCCTGGCGGCGCTCTCTGTTTCTCAGGTCAAG GACACTCGCAACTTGCCTTCGTGCAAGGAAGTCGGCGGACAGTGTATCGTGAGCAGCACACAGTGCAAGAAGGTGAAAGGCGCGGCGCTTTGTCCGGACCAAGAGATCTGCTGCAAGCCCA GTGTCGGAAGTGTGAAATCAATTAACAAGCACCAAAGCAAAGATCCCTCAGACAAAAAGTCGAAGGACGATGAAAGAAAAGCAAATGAAAAACGGAACAAGTCCTCAGTTAaaggcaaaaaacaaagaaaaaggaagaccaGCGAAACAAGGCAACCCATGAAGAAGACAAAAGGGAAAACTAAAGTCAAAAAGCATACGTCAGACAAAGGAGAGGACAACAAAAAGAAACgacagaataagaagaaaaaggtcgaGGACGAGCAAGACGGAGATGACAAGGCAGTGGAAGCCGCGAAAG gagAGAAATTCGCCGGAGAATGCAAGAAATCTCCCCGGTGCAAGGGGGAGTGCATCCCTGAGGCAGAATTGTGCGAGGGTGTGAAGACGGACGACTGTGACGGCGGCTACTGCAAGTGTTGCACGAAGAGGGGCGgcaaaggcggcggcggcggtggtgggaaATGTAGCGGCAAGTGCAAGAAGGGCACCTGCACCCACGAAGGAGACTGCAAAAcggggaagtggaaggagggtGGAGGATGCAGTGGTGACTGGTGTGGATGCTGCAAACCCAAGTCCA AAAGGTGTAAGACTTCTAAAAAATGTAAAGCAAAGGGTGGATCCTGTAAGTCTGagtgtaagaaaaaagaaaaggtaaagaagaagctgtgcaagaaagGGTGTCTATGCTGcgtaaagaagacgaaaaagaagtgcAAGACCACCCCGGAGTGTAAGGCAAAGGGAGGATGGTGCACGAAACCCAAGGCCTGTGACAGCGGCGAGTACTCCAAGGGCTGTAAAGGCAAAGAATGCGTATGTTGCCTGGAAG AAAAGGTTGAGGCTTGCCCGCAGGTGGACAAGTGCAAGAAAGAACATGGCACGTGTAAGGAGTGGTGCGATCCGTACAAGTATGAGAGGGAGCTGAAGTGGCTCTGCGACCCTTGGATTCCTCAACCGGCCGCGCCCCACCCCTACGTGCACAAGCTTAGGTCGCCCGCCCGCATTTCAACGGGTCCGGCCTGTAAGTGTTGTGCGCCCAAGTGTGAGAAGAGTCCCTCCTGCACCCTGTGGGGAGGAACATGTGTGAACGGCCACAAAGAGTGTCCCACACAGTACGGCTTCATGGTCGTCGACGGATGCAAAGGTTATGACTGTAAATGCTGCAAACCAG TCCGGACCACAACAAGgcctaccacaaccacaaccacgccAACATCTACAAGCacgtcaacatcttccacaagcacgtcaacatcttccacaagcacgtcaacatcttccacaagcacgtcaacatcttccacaagcacgtcaacatcttccacaagcacgtcaacatcttccacaagcacgtcaacatcttccacaaccacgtcaacatcttccacaaccacgtcaacatcttccacaagcacgtcaacatcttccacaagcacgtcaacatcttccacaagcacgtcaacatcttccacaaccacgtcaacatcttccacaaccacgtcaacatcttccataagcacgtcaacatcttccacaaccacaaccacgtcaacatcttccacaaccacgtcaacatcttccacaagcacgtcaacatcttccacaagcacgtcaacatcttccacaagcacgtcaacatcttccacaagcacgtcaacatcttccacaagtacgtcaacatcttccacaagcacgtcaacatcttccacaaGCACAAGCacgtcaacatcttccacaaGCACAAGCacgtcaacatcttccacaaGCACAAGCacgtcaacatcttccacaagcacgtcaacatcttccacaaccacgtcaacatcttccacaaccacaacaacgtcaacatcttccacaaccacaacaacgtcAACAACATCTACTACAACGACAACAagaactactacaacaacataa
- the LOC127007778 gene encoding histidine-rich glycoprotein-like isoform X2: MLQTSPDHNKAYHNHNHANIYKHVNIFHKHVNIFHKHVNIFHKHVNIFHKHVNIFHKHVNIFHKHVNIFHNHVNIFHNHVNIFHKHVNIFHKHVNIFHKHVNIFHNHVNIFHNHVNIFHKHVNIFHNHNHVNIFHNHVNIFHKHVNIFHKHVNIFHKHVNIFHKHVNIFHKYVNIFHKHVNIFHKHKHVNIFHKHKHVNIFHKHKHVNIFHKHVNIFHNHVNIFHNHNNVNIFHNHNNVNNIYYNDNKNYYNNIINIIITSGLNNNY, translated from the exons ATGCTGCAAACCAG TCCGGACCACAACAAGgcctaccacaaccacaaccacgccAACATCTACAAGCacgtcaacatcttccacaagcacgtcaacatcttccacaagcacgtcaacatcttccacaagcacgtcaacatcttccacaagcacgtcaacatcttccacaagcacgtcaacatcttccacaagcacgtcaacatcttccacaaccacgtcaacatcttccacaaccacgtcaacatcttccacaagcacgtcaacatcttccacaagcacgtcaacatcttccacaagcacgtcaacatcttccacaaccacgtcaacatcttccacaaccacgtcaacatcttccataagcacgtcaacatcttccacaaccacaaccacgtcaacatcttccacaaccacgtcaacatcttccacaagcacgtcaacatcttccacaagcacgtcaacatcttccacaagcacgtcaacatcttccacaagcacgtcaacatcttccacaagtacgtcaacatcttccacaagcacgtcaacatcttccacaaGCACAAGCacgtcaacatcttccacaaGCACAAGCacgtcaacatcttccacaaGCACAAGCacgtcaacatcttccacaagcacgtcaacatcttccacaaccacgtcaacatcttccacaaccacaacaacgtcaacatcttccacaaccacaacaacgtcAACAACATCTACTACAACGACAACAagaactactacaacaacataaTCAACATCATCATAACCAGCGGGTTAAACAACAACTACTGA